The Panicum virgatum strain AP13 chromosome 3N, P.virgatum_v5, whole genome shotgun sequence genome includes the window TCGCTCACCGCCGTCGCGCCCACCAAGGGCCACGGCCCGCGGCTCATCCTCttcggcggcgccaccgccatcGAGGCCGGCGCGTCCTCGGGCCTCCCCGGCATCAGTTCGGTGCTCCCTTCCTCGCATCAGCTAAGCTTTGAGTCTCGAATTCTGGTTGTGCTGGTCTTGTGCGTGTGATCTGATGGCGGCGCTGTTTGGGACTGTAACTGAAGGACTCGCGGGGGTGACAAACTCGGTGCACTCGTACGATGTGGAGAAGCGGAGGTGGACAAGGTACGCGCGGCTGCTGCATGCTAGAATTTATGCTTCTTGTTTCATAGAAGGTGGAAATTCAGCTCAATTTCGAGTTCTACTCCTAGTTCGGAGCTTCCTGGGGGACAGTTTCGGTCCTGTATGTATGTGTGGGTTCTGGCCGTAATGCATTAGTTTTCCTTTGTGTTAAGTGCAGTGAAATATGTATGTTATTTTCGATCCTGCTCGCGATTGCATAAAATTGTATGCTTTGCATCCATGTTTGGTGCTTGTCATTGCTTGGTTGTCTGGAATGCAGCCCAATTGCAACTACCAACATGCCGTTACTTTGCTTAACATAATTTTCTTTGTGAAATGGACGAAATGGATTCAAATACTCTGGTTAAATTCTACATTCTGCAGGTTGCATCCCGCTGGAGAACCTCCATCACCAAGGGCCGCACATTCTGCAGCCGCTGTGGGCACCATGGTTGTTTTCCAGGTATAAGAAACATGGGGTCTTCGAATTCCATTTTGGCGCCAACTTAGTTCAGGTGTGACTGATGCAGTGTTGGTACAGGGTGGCATTGGACCAGCAGGGCATTCGACGGATGATCTCTATGTCCTTGACCTCACAAACGACAAGTTTAAATGGCACAGGTTAGGTTAAAGCCAAATATACTATTCTTCCCTTGTTTTTCTATGTGCTTTCCTTTTTTGCTTTTTTGTCGGATTGCGGTCTAATGTTTCCATTTCTGGCACTCACTGCAGGGTTGTGGTTCAAGGGGCTGGTCCTGGTCCTCGCTATGGTCATTGCATGGATTTGGTAGCTCAACGTTATCTTGTCACCGTTTCGGGAAATGATGGTTAGCTCTTTCATGCAAATCGCCCTTAACTATATTTCTGCAATAATCACGACGCATTGCACTTAATATTTTCTTAATGCCCTTTTATTTGATTAGTAACTCATTTTAACTTTCTTTTTCCAATACATTTTTCCCTGGATTGCATTAAAGAGATAAGTAGAGTAATATTGCGGAACTACAACATTGTCGATATTATTGTTGAAAATACTTCAAAAGAtctggtgttgtaaattaagACGACCAATCTCAAGCAATGCTCTTTTGTAGTGTTAACCTCTGTTGGTCAGTTACTGCTCTTTTGTAAATTAAGACGACCAATCTCAAGCAATGCTCTAGCggttttttatataattttctgATCCATGTCACATCTTGTGCAGGAAAGCGGGTCTTATCAGATGCTTGGGCTTTGGATACTGCACAGAAACCATATAGGTGGCAGAAACTTAACCCTGAGGGCGATAGACCTTCAGCAAGAATGTAAGTTGATCCGTGTACTTTATGGAGATGCATGATGAGCTCCATGTTCTTTGTTATGTATACTATCTCCTTTGAATTCTTCTTagaatgcttgttgacatttttGGCATATGCCCACATCTTCTGAGTCTATCCATCCAAAATGTTAAATGATTGGAAGAGTTAGATTGCACTGGACAAGTTATTGGGTTATTGCAGATTTTATACTTTAATCTGTACAGACTCATCTACCTTCCAGCCCCTACCTTTTGGAGATTGTTGAATATTTTTTGTACTTCTAACATTATATATTGGTTCTTGTTGGTCAGGTCTCACCCCTTGTGTGTGTTCTTGTAATAGTTCTTAAGGGGTCTGTCTTTGTGGAAGAATAGGATTGGTGTATATTGGGATGATTTCattgaggcctcggccggtatatataagagtacaagatTTGGGGGGCAAGCCTCCCCgggatacatatggcagtctacgatacgtatatctacaactaccaaatatactctaatactcccccgcagtcacagcgggagcacCGCAAACGGTGAGACTGGAGAAGAGGCCGAAAGCAGGAGCCAACGgactaacatccccccgcagtcataACGTCTATGTGGTGTGGATGCTGCGACTGGAGAGAAAACCGGCGAGTAACTCATGCGGatggtagccctttgtgccgatgtcgaggtAGCCGAGCTAGAGGAGCCATGGTTGAAGATGCCGTGCGTAGAGTAGCCGAGGTCGATGTAGAGCTGTTGAGATTGCCGAAGACGAGGAAGCCGCACATGAAGCCGcgggcgcacgaggaggcgccatggtggtggcgtaaTGGAGAAGACGTCGGAGACGAAGATGGCGACGCGTCGAGGCAGTCGTAGAGGGAGCTATGCCAAAGTCGATGCAGTCAGGCCATCGGGCGACACATGCCCGAGTTTGCCAGGCTCGGGAACGCATCGAGGACGATGGGCACGCACCGGTGTTGCCAATACCGGACGTGCAAACTGCGTGCAAGGGAGGATGCACAATCAGACGCCGTCGCCGAGggggaccagcagagaaggcctccatggCGGCCGCAGGCGCAGAAGAAGGCGAGGTAGAAAGTGCCAGCCAAcgcctgctgttgctggagtagacgaagtagtcggggaCGAGATGGCGACGCTGGCGACGTGGTTGTGCTAGACGAAGTGAGGAAGGGAACCCAGATTTTCCAGCACAAGGCCGAATGATCCGGattgcgcggcggcggtgctcgaagGAGATGGCGAAGAACTCGTACAGCTTGACAAAGACTATGCGCGGGACGCGCAGCGATAAGTCAACGATGAGGTCGTGGACGtagtcggcggcggtgaggatgCAACGGCGAAGGAGACCACGGGTGGCGCCGCGGCTGCCCGAAGAGGCGAAGCAGTGGCAGCCCTCCATACTCGGGGAAGAGGCGCGCAGTACGAGGACGGACGTCACGGGAGTcgggtggatcacgcacatcggctgatcagaccgagtagcgtgaggcgagacgacggtgggcgaagtcggtgaaggcgtcccgatcggtgaaggcgacgacgagccggcgaaggtcgACGTGCGAACGAAGCGGCGAGGAGGGCAGTGCAGATGGGCGTCCCCTAGGGCACCGTCCATGTCACCATGTCGCATgtcgaagacgaagaagaggccGGTGAAGTCGACGCTGACGTCGAAGTAGAGGCGCGAGGTCGACGGGCGGTGGACGACTCAATCTCGATCAGTGATCGAGTAAAAATCAGAGAAACTAACCAAAATTAAACCAGCAGCAATGTCTCGTGTAGAACTCTTGGGTGCACGTAGCGCCTCACCCATCTCATCTTTTCTCCTCTCGGCACAACACGCCAGCACAGTCATCTTGCGCGCGAGagagaacagaggaggcgggGGGCGCTAGGAGGAGTCGACGCCAGTGCAGTGGAATCCCCGCCAGGGAAGGGGCGCAGCCTGCCGCGGCCATGGGCCAGGGCCCGACGGGCGTGGATCCCCGCCAGGAAGGAGCCGCGGGCGGAGGGAGGGAGACTGGCAGGACGGGGCGGAGAAGTGGGGGCGCAGCCGGCCGCGGCCACCGACGGGGCAAGGCCCGGCGGGCGGAGCCAGTGCGCCGGTGGTGGAGGACCCCGGCGTGGATCCAGATCCATCGGGGCGGATCCCGCCGGCAGCGGAGATGGTCGGGGTAGGAGGCTGGGGCGGAGAGGGTCCGCCAGGAGAGAAGCAGAGGAGCCAGCCCGCCGACGGCGGATTCTGCCAGGAGAGGTGCAGGAGGGAGGCCAAGGCCAGCTCGTGGACGACACCGAGTGCGTTCTTCACGATCTGTTGTTGCTGGACGACCTTCTACGACGGCGGCGGATCGATTCGATCGACCGCACAGATggggagggcgctgcccccggcggaggtcatgggcgacctccccgggggcgcgctaGGAGGCCGTCGAGGTGGCGCGCAGGAGGCGCGCCGTGGAGGACGACCGGCAACGCGAGGAAGGCAGGGgcgtgggtggcggcggcggaaggtttAGCCTAGGATCCCAAACCCtaatctcgtgataccatgtggAAGAATAGGATTGGTGTATATTGGGATGATTTCATTGAGGCCTCGGCcagtatatataagagtacaagacttgggggGCAAGTCTCACCgggatacatatggcagtctacgatacgtatatctacaactaccaaatatactctaatagtCTTGGGCTTGGTACAGGCCCTAATTGTACCTTTTGGGGCTCTTACCCCtcctttcttcttaatatattgaggCGCAGTCCTCCTGCgctttcgagaaaaaaaatgaatcctctccaagtaaaaaaaaagtgaaggAAAGAGAATTGtatgggggtgggggggggggggtacttATTTCGTAAGAAAGTCATATCTGCACTAAATAATTGCTATGGATCATACACTCAGTGCAATAGATGATTGTTCTATGCTGTGAATGTGACGTTAAGTTGGCACTTAGTGTCTTACTCCTTTAAGTATTATGTCTGCATTTAATTCTAAAATGCTTGTTTAAGTATGCAATGTCTTACTTTTAGCTGCTTCTAAATCACTACAGGTATGCTACTGCCAGTTCACGTTCCGATGGCATGCTTTTACTTTGTGGTGGAAGGGATGCTTCTGGAACGGTACGTTCCTTGTTCTTTTGTTACTGTTTCTGCAAGATTGTGTTATTTAGGCTATTTTATTTGTTATGATATTAACCGCCAATATTTACTTCAGCTCTGCTGATCTGAGAAGGTTATATGTTTATACAGTAAAAATGAAGATCCTCAGTAAAGGCTTATGCAATGCTTTCATATGATAAAAAAATGAATTATCCCTTCAGTAGTTTTCAACTTTTCATGCATATTTTCAAATTACATTAGTTGTAAAGTCTTCTGTTGTAATGGTCTATCATTGGAGTTTGGATGAGAAAGCACTTGGAAGCTGAATGCAAAATTTGCTGAGTTACATGCCAAAGAATCGAAATTAGAGAAATACCATTGCAAGGTAGTTCAATTGCTAAATTAAATCGCCATTGTTGTTCTTTTAGTGGAAAATAATTGTGAGTAAAACAATGGTTTTGCGCTCCTTGTCTTGGAATTTGGCCTGCAGTGAGTTTTGTAGTGCATGGTGGTATTTTAGGTGTAGCTTGTGCTGTTCAAATGGGACGCGATAGCACATCAATGCAGTGAATTCATGCTTGGGAGAAGGCTTTACCTTGTTAATCAAATTAGCTACTTCatttttcatcaaaaaaatttatatctgTTGAGATTTATTTGATGATAATCGCAATGCATTTGCAGCCACTTTCTGATGCTTATGGACTACTGATGCATACCAATGGCCAGTGGGAGTGGACTCTAGCTCCGGGGGTATCTCCATCTCCAAGATATCAGCATGCAGCTGTAAGTTATTACCTATATCATATGTGCAAgcttttttgttaaaaaaagtgCAAGTTCAATTACTTGATTTTTATATGACAAATCCATGCCCAGCTGATCTGGAGAATTTGATCCTGATAGAACCTGTTCATCTCAAAAGTGTATTTATTTGTTCTTGACAATGATTCCTTCCTTCTTGCTCCACTTAATTCTGGCATGTTAGTATGCTTTGCTTCTCCTGATAGTCTTAAGCTCTAGGTTTTTGTTGGTGCTCGGTTGCATGTTACTGGAGGTGTCCTTAGAGGAGGGAGAGCTATTGAAGGAGAGGGCGCAATAGCAGGTTAGCTTATTCTTTTGCTCCTTTTACCTCCAGATATATCTATTTATCTCTTGTTCTGACTAAACCTCACTTTCTGAAGTCCTCGACACCGCTGCTGGAGTTTGGTTGGATAGAAATGGCATTGTGACCTCTCGCACTTTAAAATCATCTAATGTGCATGATGCTTCTTCGGATCTACTTCGTCGATGTCGTCATGCAGCTGCCTCTGTCGGTACTCAGATATACATTTATGGTGGACTGAGGGGAGGTAACTAGCCATGGATATCATTTTTGGTGCTGCTCTGCCTTGTTTTGTGTTGGTTCATTTGAAACTCAGAGGACCTTTTTCTATTGACACCATGGAAAATGTGTCTGATCTGTAGTTTCCTTTTGTTATCAGTAGATCGAGTTAGAGTGCTGATGTttgtttttcaaatttcaatGGAGTGGTTTGTCACTTGTTGTGTTTAGTGACTTAGTGTTGCCAGCCAACAAGTATTTGGATGCTTAGATTCATAGTCTGGTAGATTCTTACAGCACCTGCCAGATTTCATTTAAATTACTGCAGCATTATTGTAGCAGATTTCTGAATATCTGATATCAGGTAATCATATGACCTCCTATGTTTAGCAAGCCACTGATGTTTTATTAGCAAATGATTGAGCAGATGAGTAATTGATCTGCTTGTTGTttcaattagttttgttattaggTTTCGGTGACCAGGTCTAGATCATCCCTAATGCAACTTTTGGTGTGATGGTCAATTTACCATCAACTTTGTGCCTCTCAAATCTAATAACATTATTCTCCGACAGATATCCTCCTCGATGATTTCCTTGTTGCTGAGAATGCACCTTTACAATCAGAAATCACTTCATCTATGTACAATGCTGATAGAGTCCCACGGGGGGAAACTCCAAATAGAAATCATAATTATTACTCGGATTCATCtgtccagcaatcttcaaataaCAGGCAAGACACAGATTCTGGTTTTAAGTTTCTGACTCACATCTTTGGTGCTTGTAGAGGTTTCGTGTTTTTGACGATTGTCAAAGCTAAGTGAGTTCACACTGATTTCAGCCCGGACAAAAAGTCAATTGACATGTTGATAGAGGCCTCAACTGCGGAAGCTGAAGCTGTAAGCGCTGTATGGCGAGCTGCTAAGGAAGCATCTGCAGCATCTTCAGAAGACAGTCTTTCAGAGGGAATAGGATCTGAGTCCCCACTGAGTGACACTTCGCCAATGCCTGAAGATTTTGATGATGGGGGCTCCCTAGAACCTGATGTGAAACTACATTCTAGAGCAGTATGTATTCTGATGAAAATTCTCTCCACAACTTTGCCAATACAAATGTATTCAATTATAATCGCGAATTACCCAATTAGGAACTAATTCAGTCTAATATGATAGTCCTCTGCAATTCTCTAGGCTTAACAATATTTGAATGAGATTCCATTAAtggttgactgttttacccaaAGGTTTCTGTATGATTTCCTTGCAAGTGCAgttgttttcttcttataagCTTTATGCTTTGTTAATTTCTGATCAATACAATTTGGTGACCCTGAACTCCTGACCTTTGTTTTTGAAGGTTGTAGTTGCTAAAGAAGCAGTAGGAGATTTAGGATGCTTGGTTAGACAGCTTTCACTCGATCAATTTGAGAATGAAAGCAGACGAATGCACCCTTCAAGCAATGACCAATCTTATCCAGGGAGGAGAGCATTAAATAGACAACGATCACCACAAGGTTTGCATAAGAAGGTATATACTGATTTTGATTTCTGTCAAGTTTATGGTGGGAACTATGTGTTCATACTCTCTTTTGTTGCAGATTATTTCGTTCTTACTTAAGCCAAGGAATTGGAGAGCTCCTGCTGATAGAACCTTTTTCCTTGACTCTTATGAAGTTGGCGAGCTATGCTATGCTGCTGAGCAGATTTTTATGCAAGAGCCAACTGTTTTACAATTAAAAGCACCAATTAAAGTATTTGGTGATCTTCACGGGCAGTTTGGGGACCTAATGCGCCTTTTCGATGAATATGGTTTCCCATCAACTGCTGGTGACATAACGTAAGTAGCTCCTGAAGTTCATATCCCTTTTGAACGTACATTTGAAGCTAGTTAACTATGATTTTTCTGTGCACTATCTTTGTTTTTGTATTGTACAGTGTGGGCTCATCCGCTAATATTGTCACTATTATTGATGCCTTGTATATTTAcattttccctttctctttcttttccttttttgttgGTGGCTCATGTTGGGTTTCCTGGCCTACCCTAAGTCCCTTACTTCCTTGGTTCTAAAAGCCTTTGTGTTGCATATTGTACCTGTGTTCTTCCATGTAACTTGTCCTTTTCGTATGTAATAAATTTGCCTTTTTAGGTACATTGATTATCTCTTCTTGGGAGACTATGTTGACCGCGGCCAGCACAGCTTGGAAACAATAACTTTGCTTCTTGCTCTTAAAGTTAGTACCAATTCCTGAAATGTCTTTTCCATTGATGGAACCATTATGTATAAATTTTAGTTCTTATCTTTTGAGAAACATTGCAGATTGAGTACCCGGAAAATGTGCACTTAATCAGGGGAAATCATGAAGCTGCTGACATCAACGCTCTTTTTGGCTTCCGCCTTGAATGCATTGAGAGAATGGTAGGCATAACAGTGCTACGTGTATTTGTTGGAATGAAAATATTGGATGCATTAGTTGAATGAACCCTTTGCTGTAGGGTGAAAGTGACGGGATATGGGCTTGGACAAGATTCAATCAACTGTTCAATTATCTCCCACTTGCTGCCATGatagaaaagaaaataatttgCATGCATGGTGGCATTGGAAGGTCAATAAACACTGTGGAGCAAATTGAGAAACTTGAAAGGCCTATTACAATGGATGTTGGGTCCATTATCCTCATGGACCTCCTATGGTACTTGGTGACCCTTTTATTGTGTTCTTCACGTTTATCTATAACACGACTACGAACACTTTATTTCTTGTGTAAATGTAGGTCTGATCCTACAGAGAATGATAGCGTCGAGGGTTTGAGACCAAATGCACGAGGACCTGGCTTAGTGACATTTGGGGTACTTCATGATTATTCTGTTGCTGTAGAATTCCTGATGTTTGCCTTTTCTTATTACTTTATCAAGTGCTTGCCATTCCAGATTAAATATTATGTTGGCTCTTCTTTTTTAAACAATCAATCTTATCGCTGGCTCTGTTGATCAAACTTGTTTCCTGTTAAATTTTCAGCCTGATCGAGTAACAGAGTTCTGTAAGCGAAACAAATTGCAATTGATCATAAGAGCCCATGAGTGTGTGATGGATGGGTTTGAGCGTTTTGCTCATGGGCAATTGATTACTTTGTTTTCAGCAACTAATTACTGTGGTATGTATCTTGCATTCTTGCTTCATTTTAGAAGtatatatcttttttttctgaGACCTTTACTGCAACAGGTACTGCGAACAATGCTGGGGCCATACTTGTGGTTGGCAGGGGCTTAGTTGTTGTACCAAAGTTAATTCATCCACTTCCACCACCTGTTAATTCACCTGAGTCCTCCCCTGAACGTGGGGATGCCACATGGATGCAGGTATTAATCCATTTCTCCTTTACTTCATATTTTGTGAGGGAATATGAGGATTCGCATGATTGCCAGTAAGAATATTGTTACCAACAACACTAGGCTCTACATTCCTGTTATGCCACTGTATAAGCTATTGATGTCTTCTGTTGCGGGTTGGGTCTAATAATAGGTTAACTTACAATAGACTTGGAATTCTGATTATCTGTAGGAACTTAACATTCAGCGGCCACCTACTCCAACCAGAGGGCGGCCACAAGCTGCCGGTGACAGGAATTCTCTTGCTTACATATGATACATGACAGAGCCACCTCAAGCTTCTGGATCTGTTGTTTGTAATCAGAAATTTGTTGGCAGTTTCAAGGTACATATGGtatactccagaagaacaaTCAACCAACCAACAGGACATCATGGATTTCAACTGTGAAAAGTTTCCTGATTGTCCATTGTAATGCATCAATGTTACGTGTAGTAGATGTGGTACCATGATCTGATCTCCTTATTGGGAAGCTACAAAATAACAAACAGTTCAGATCGGCGTGACATTATATGCCTCCCAACCTGATTCGGTCTCTCTGTACTACATTGTTTGGATAGGAAGATGCAATAGTGATATGATGGACAATAATCAAGTCTGATGTAGTTTTCTGTAATAGCTCACCTGTAATTGTAGTGTACATGGCTAGATTGTTGTTGTTTCAGAGTATGTGTTTGTATACCATGCCCCAGTGTCAGGGCGTTGTTTAAACGCAACAGCTATACAACTTATCAGGTTCTGAGTTTAGATTGGCCTAGGATTTGAGGCTTTTCATCTGCTCTCTGAGGAGCGTGAATGTTGTAAGTTAATGATTGGATTTACATAGGTGTCAATGTGATAAACTAATTAAGTAGTGCTGAAATTCAGTGGCTGCTTCGAGTGACCCAGATGGAAGGTGCTGAATTGGTTGATCTCGCCTTTTTTGCACGGTGTGGGAGCAAGTGCAAGTGCGAGTGCGTGTTGGGGACGGACTTGATTTTCCATCCAGAGACCAAAACGAACAAACCTAACACTATTATCTTGAAATCTCCTCCCAAAATATTCATGGAAAGGGAAACAAGGAGAAAATATTCATgttaaaaagagaaaaataaagtCCATGGAAACAAGGAGAAAATATTCatgttaaaaagaaaaaaataaagaaaattaaAGTCCATGGAAAAGGAAACAAGGAGAAAATATTCATgttaaaaagagaaaaataaagtCCATAAAAATTAACGCTATTATCTTGATTTTCCATCCAGAGACCAAAACGAACAAACCTAACATTATTATCTTGAAATATCCTCCCAAAATATTCATGGAAAAGGAAACAAGGAGAAAATATTCATgttaaaaagagaaaaataaagtCCATGGAAACAAGGTGAAAATATTCatgttaaaaagaaaaaaataaagaaaaataaagtccATGGAAAAGGAAACAAGGAGAAAATATTCATgttaaaaagagaaaaataaaatccataaaaattaaCAATTAACGCTAGAAGGAGGGCTCGAACCTCCGACCTTGTGGTTAACAGCCACACGCTCTGGCCAACTGAGCTATTCCAGCTTTTATTGGACAGTTTGCGCCTATATTTTAATATTCAATGATACCGAGCTGTTAATTCTCACACCatttccgctggaagctccctatTCTGGAGCGAAAAGTGCTTCATATAGCATGATTGTTGATTACCGCTTGCGCTGATTGTGGTGGACAAATCGAAGAGAAGCCAAAGGAGCAAGAATGGCAAGCAGAGTTCATTTCATTGGACGTAGGCTGAGTTGCGTGCACAAACTGATCATCCGTGCTAGAATGCTGAAAACAAACACTACAAatacgctatttttctatttattaGGGTGCTCCATATAAATCTATTTTAGATATTTTAGTAAATAAGCCAATTTAATCTAACCTTTTTTATCTTCTCAATTCGATTATCAATTATTACATATGAAAAAGTAATTAATATCTATTTTCTATGAGTAATAAATACGGACATACAAGGGGGGAAAAATCTAAAGATACGAGTGTTTAGACCAAATCTTAGGGTGGGCCCACCACTAGATACACCCCTGTTTTGTGGGGTTCAAAACCCAAGAACACCACACTTAAGAGCAAGGACAATAGTCCCAGCCGGCTGGGAGGGTGCTAGCGCACCGATGGACGTGGGCCCCGCTGATATTTAATGCAGCGTTGTTCAGCTATCCAATAGTAGTGCGCGCATGTGTCTTCGCCGGCTGAGAGTGGGCGCATCGCAAGTTGCCCGCCcggctctctctctccattCCTCTCACTTCCATTAGTATACTTGCTCTAAATGAGCATTTTATAGATTCAGATtctccactctatcctctcagTTTGTCCCTTTTATAGTTACTCTAAAAAAAGTTGTCCCCTTCGATTCACCTCTGCAGCAGCTCTGTGTTATCTCGCAACATGGCTACTACATGTCGGTCTCCGAAGTTTCGCCAGCAGTATGAAAATTCAGGTCAGGAATACAGTTTATACACTAGTACCAGATAAATGACTCAGGCAAGGTTAATGGAACACCGAAACAGCATATAGCAAATCGCGCATCAAACGCTTGTTGCTCGTCACGTCACGGTCAGTGGCAGTGGGCAACAGCCACCACCTCGCCCCGCCATGTCCCGTGTGCCTGCCCTTCCTTTCTCTCACCTCTGGCCTCTTGGTGCTTGCTTTCCCTTTCTCCCACCCGTATCAGGTAGCCACTCAGTTCCTGAATCCAATCTCAGGCTCATTACGATTTCTCACAAGATTTGACGATAAAGTCCCGAAGCTGCAAATTGCTGCTTAAATTCATTCCAACAATACCAACCTTTCAGTTACGGCTATCTCTACACCAGTTTTGGAGCATCATCGTCAAGCTAATTCCGATATACATCGCTCCATGCTC containing:
- the LOC120664225 gene encoding serine/threonine-protein phosphatase BSL1 homolog isoform X2; this encodes MGTAGKGAWVVPAPAYREVEGWEGVGEDAPGFRCGHSLTAVAPTKGHGPRLILFGGATAIEAGASSGLPGIRLAGVTNSVHSYDVEKRRWTRLHPAGEPPSPRAAHSAAAVGTMVVFQGGIGPAGHSTDDLYVLDLTNDKFKWHRVVVQGAGPGPRYGHCMDLVAQRYLVTVSGNDGKRVLSDAWALDTAQKPYRWQKLNPEGDRPSARMYATASSRSDGMLLLCGGRDASGTPLSDAYGLLMHTNGQWEWTLAPGVSPSPRYQHAAVFVGARLHVTGGVLRGGRAIEGEGAIAVLDTAAGVWLDRNGIVTSRTLKSSNVHDASSDLLRRCRHAAASVGTQIYIYGGLRGDILLDDFLVAENAPLQSEITSSMYNADRVPRGETPNRNHNYYSDSSVQQSSNNSPDKKSIDMLIEASTAEAEAVSAVWRAAKEASAASSEDSLSEGIGSESPLSDTSPMPEDFDDGGSLEPDVKLHSRAVVVAKEAVGDLGCLVRQLSLDQFENESRRMHPSSNDQSYPGRRALNRQRSPQGLHKKIISFLLKPRNWRAPADRTFFLDSYEVGELCYAAEQIFMQEPTVLQLKAPIKVFGDLHGQFGDLMRLFDEYGFPSTAGDITYIDYLFLGDYVDRGQHSLETITLLLALKIEYPENVHLIRGNHEAADINALFGFRLECIERMGESDGIWAWTRFNQLFNYLPLAAMIEKKIICMHGGIGRSINTVEQIEKLERPITMDVGSIILMDLLWSDPTENDSVEGLRPNARGPGLVTFGPDRVTEFCKRNKLQLIIRAHECVMDGFERFAHGQLITLFSATNYCGTANNAGAILVVGRGLVVVPKLIHPLPPPVNSPESSPERGDATWMQELNIQRPPTPTRGRPQAAGDRNSLAYI
- the LOC120664225 gene encoding serine/threonine-protein phosphatase BSL1 homolog isoform X1, giving the protein MGTAGKGAWVVPAPAYREVEGWEGVGEDAPGFRCGHSLTAVAPTKGHGPRLILFGGATAIEAGASSGLPGIRLAGVTNSVHSYDVEKRRWTRLHPAGEPPSPRAAHSAAAVGTMVVFQGGIGPAGHSTDDLYVLDLTNDKFKWHRVVVQGAGPGPRYGHCMDLVAQRYLVTVSGNDGKRVLSDAWALDTAQKPYRWQKLNPEGDRPSARMYATASSRSDGMLLLCGGRDASGTPLSDAYGLLMHTNGQWEWTLAPGVSPSPRYQHAAVFVGARLHVTGGVLRGGRAIEGEGAIAVLDTAAGVWLDRNGIVTSRTLKSSNVHDASSDLLRRCRHAAASVGTQIYIYGGLRGDILLDDFLVAENAPLQSEITSSMYNADRVPRGETPNRNHNYYSDSSVQQSSNNSPDKKSIDMLIEASTAEAEAVSAVWRAAKEASAASSEDSLSEGIGSESPLSDTSPMPEDFDDGGSLEPDVKLHSRAVVVAKEAVGDLGCLVRQLSLDQFENESRRMHPSSNDQSYPGRRALNRQRSPQGLHKKIISFLLKPRNWRAPADRTFFLDSYEVGELCYAAEQIFMQEPTVLQLKAPIKVFGDLHGQFGDLMRLFDEYGFPSTAGDITYIDYLFLGDYVDRGQHSLETITLLLALKIEYPENVHLIRGNHEAADINALFGFRLECIERMGESDGIWAWTRFNQLFNYLPLAAMIEKKIICMHGGIGRSINTVEQIEKLERPITMDVGSIILMDLLWYLVTLLLCSSRLSITRLRTLYFLCKCRSDPTENDSVEGLRPNARGPGLVTFGPDRVTEFCKRNKLQLIIRAHECVMDGFERFAHGQLITLFSATNYCGTANNAGAILVVGRGLVVVPKLIHPLPPPVNSPESSPERGDATWMQELNIQRPPTPTRGRPQAAGDRNSLAYI